The DNA window AATTCCGGCCGACTCGTCTTAAAATTGGTACAGTCATTCGTCCAATAATCTAATCTTTGTGCCAACAAAGGCAAGAAGTGCATACAACATCAAGAACTTTTATGTTATGTGATATCTTGACAAGAAGATCAAGTCATTCAAATTTCTCGCAGTCTCGTAGTGAAAATGCCAGGAGTTACCATCCTTGTCTGTATCTCTGACCGGAATATTACCATTCGATACTTAGGTTTTAGCTTATAAGCATCTTCAATTCCATTATTTACGTTTCTCATGTTCTCCGTAACACTCTTCTTCTCGGCAGCCTGCATCTCATGAGTGGAAAGCAATGTTTTTCGACTTCATTAAAATACTAGAAAATCCCATTTTGTACTCGTGATCATTCTCGGATGTTGACCGCGGTTTTTTCTTGTGTTTTTCCTTGGACAAAACCAGGTTGAGCCGGCCGTAGGTGCTGCTTtgcttgcttggaactctttaATGAGACAATCTCACACATTGGGAAGGTGACTCTACATATTATCGAGGACACCATTATTTGTACATCGAACGAGGTGAAATCACAAAGAAagcaatcttttttttttcttttttttgtgAAATTGTTATTATTATGTGAAACAGTGTTTCTTGCTGCTATATGTAGTCATCAAATGAACGAGATTTGCCGTCCATATATAATTTCAGAGTGATAGAACACACATTTTTTATGTTGGTTTTGTGTCATAAACCGAGTTGTTGCTTGAAAACTGTCATTATCTCGAGTTTTTCGGGTAAgtgtcttttaaaaaaaaaaaaaaaaaaaactaaggtAATGCACTTCTAAGCATTTGAAATAagaatgagtctcatgtgagaccgtctcatggatcttaatatgtgagactcgtctgtgagacgggtcaaccctacccatattcacaataaaaagtaataattttagtataaaaagtaatactttttcatggatgacccaaataagagatccgtctcacaaatacgacccgtgagaccgtctcacacaagtttttgccttgaaataAATGACAAGGTATCAAAATTGTAAACTCGACCATTACCTTCATGATAGAtcttacatatatatacatacacaaaTGCATAAAGAAATTGAGCAAGTTTGTGAAACAGattatttgaaatatatatatgtggattgaaagatttcatttaaCACGAGTGGTGTTCGCGGTTCCTTTAGCAACACACATTCGTTCTGGAATATTCCATATTTCCACAATTACTCACAAAGCATCAGACGTCTAATGTGTTAGCAAACTCTCCATCTCCCATGCCAGAAATTTTCGACAACTTACTCTCTTGAGGTTACATACGAGAAATCAACAGCGGTATGGAAACCGAAACCTCCTCACACATGACTGGCTGGAAAAGTTCCAACTCCCCATACCGTTCCAGGACACGCATTCTGCAATTCTCGGCTGCCATTAATCCAGTGGAGTACGCACCATGGACAGTCCCTGTGTAATCCAAACTCGTAGCTTCTCCAGCGAAAAATAGGTTATCGACGGGTATTCTTAGCTTCTCAAACAGATCATGGGGTGTGCCTACAACATCATAGCTGTAGGAGCCCAATGAGTCTTCGTCCGAGCCCCAACGAGAAACTAGATACTGTATCTGCGTGATTCATAGAAAGAATTGAGTATGATAGGCTCTTTGGTTTCAATAAATAAAGTTGTTCGGCTTTGGGAATACTATTAAATAATTACTAGAATGACAAAACTATGTGATAGCctggaagaaaaaaaataatctaTAATGAAACAACTGGGTAGCATTTAACTACAAGTGTAAGGCACACTATGAGAGATTGTGTCTTTTAGAGGTAGAGCTAGGTAGAAATTGTCGGGAGCAGCTGTTCCTAGAATTCTGCTAGATTTTAATTATCTTCCTCAATAAACTCCTTCCGCTTTTTCGATTATTCACATGCACAAGAAGTTAAAGAGAAAAAGGTTGAAGTGAAAGCCTGAATACAGAAATAGAAAACACAATAATACCGGTGGAGACGCATTTGGAAGGATTCTTTTGAGTTGAACAAAAGCAAAATTAGCAGCAGCCTCATCAGACATTTTCTCGAGGACCCGTGCCAGTTGCCCTGCAGGCATGTAAACAAGGACAGGATGCTCTGTGGCCTTGTTCAGATTAAGAAAATAACTGCATCCATATGATGTATCTGCAACAACTCCAAGGAACTCAACATTTGGCCAAAAGACGGTTTCAAAGTGCATGACTATTTTATTCTCGAGCCCAACTCCAAGGGCATTAATAGCCTCTTCCTTCCATGCGGGTAATCTCGGCTCAAACTTGATGCGATTTGATTTGAGGACACCAAGAGGAACTGTGACAACTGCAGCATCCGCTACAAAGGTTCTCCCATCTTCAACGGTTACTTTCACTCCATTATGATGCCTAAAAATCTCTGTCACTCTTTTATAAAACAGAAACCAAAGGCCAAGTTAGAAGTAAATGGGATAGAAGAAAAATAATCCGTCAGTAGGAGCAGCCAACTATTTCTTACCGGTGTCTTAAACGGATGTCGATGCCTTTGGCTAGTGTATTGATAACAGGAAGATATCCCCGCACCATAAGCCCATGACCACCGGGAAGCAACTGTTCCTGCAAAACCCAAATGTTACAAAACGTATTAACCACTCAGGTCAACAAGCAAAGTTCATGATCTTAATTTCCAAATGATTTTAGGAACATCTCTACTGGCTCATGTGAGCTTCTTGCAAGTTTTAGGGAGCCATATTCTCTAGTTTTGGCGAGTCTCAAATGTTTTTGTGAAAGAATAGATGACATGTAAGAAGACATTCACAAGAATTAGTTTCATGTTATTTGAAATTATCTTTGACAATGACAGAAAGAAGAGAGAGAAAAGGGGGGAATCAATGACGAGGAAATGACCTGGTCCCAACATttgagtgatatggtatcagCATCTGCAGCAAACCACCCTTCCATTCTGCATATGTACCACTGCAGCACCTTTTGAGCAAGCCCCTCCAGTCTgtaatgcaattttttaaaaaaactttgtAATGCCTTATAAAGACATAAATCAGAGAAAAATCATGTTTATACATCATAAAACCTTAAATCTGGTCTCCGCTCCAAAACAATGGAGATGGCACGTTGCATAGACATGTCCTCACTATGATCCTGTCGTATTACATCCGTCTGCAGATGGgacagcaaaaaaaaaaactgttaaaaaaacatagagaatatatgctatgacttcctttcatatttttctccaaaatattatataaaggGTAACGATGGCAAGAAAAAGCTAGAAGTTTGGGCACATCGGCATCTAAAAAGATGCAAGCCTTGTGGATGAGTTATGTTGATATTTCTCACTATTTCTCTTTACCCTATTCTTAATATTCCAGATTCAACAGAGACCCAATCCAAAAACAATGAATTTCCAGTGAAAAATAACATTCGCAGCAAGCGAGTAGAGAAGATGGTGAGGAAAACATGCCTCTTTCAGTATACTCTCAAATGTTTTGCCAACCTTTGATACTAGTTCTTGACAAAcctttttcccatccatatcgaACAAGGCATAACTGAAACAGAAATAATATATTAGCCACCAAAAAACACTGCCCAGTGATGCTAGAAAAGAATTTTCAAATGTATGCTGGCAAACAAATTAGAAAAGATATTACATGAAAACTGTGATGGAATAAAATGAAAATAGTCTAAAAAACTCTCACTAAAATTTATCAACGAGTTGCCTTAGTTATGaagtatatttttttcttttgaagtGGATTTCACATACAAACTAGATGATTGGCAGAAAATGAATGGAACACATTCATCATCTTGAAGATGATCATATAACAAGTTGAAAGGCCAAAGAATAACCTTTCCAGATCATGGTCATACAAAACTGAGTTATCCTCGCTCGTGCGATAAAGGGGTAGCCCCAGTCTTCCTATAAGAGGTGCCAATGGATTCTCATTACAAATACCATGCAACCTGAAACAAGGATGTTCAGGTGGAGGTTAGAAGGTAACACTCTAACAGAGACTCCACGTATATAGAACTGAATTACCAAGATGCACCCAAATCAACGGGGAAACCAAGAGAATAGTCAGTTCGAACTCTACCGCCAATTCTATCCCGAGATTCCAGCACAATTACCTGGAAGAACTCGTACTTTTAAGACCACCCCTATCAATAATCATGAAACTGATACAAAGATATATACCAAGTTTATACCTGAAAAGAGGTATCATGAAGAGCTCGTGCAGCTGCAATGCCGGAAAGACCAGCGCCAATGACAATGACAGAAGGAGAGGCTGCATGCCTCGTTCCTGAGTAGAAAATAgctaaaagaattttaaaattgaCTCAGATATAACCTTTGAAATATATTAGAGAATACATCTCCTATCTTAGAGCATATATCTCCTCCCACCCAACGAGGTTGCACGGGTAGCAGAGCTGGTTAAATAAGAACGAATTATTTGTCATATGACAAGTATTCTGccatttttattaatataacaGATCACAAAAAGAAATTTTTACAAGTATCAAACAAAGTAAATGATAATTAGTGAATTAGGGAACTTTAATCCATTGCATCTCAATTTTCACACCTGAATATTTACTTGATGAGGACGTATATAATTTGTTTGATTCTTGGAAACTGTTAAGAACACCCAACCGTATCTGGACAACCACCGTACTATTTTGCCTAGAATCCCCAATCAAATTTACAATTTGAAACGAAATAGGATGTACAGAATGCCTAAAATTCAAAGCAGGACAGCAGGAGCTTACCACCAACCTTGGCTTGTAGCCTTCAGATAAACTAGTTTCTGAAAATAAAGAAGTAACCTGAAGGTGAGCAATAATGTATCACCCAGTGAGTTTAGGGGGAAAAAGAATTTACATCTCAACCTGTCCCATTTCCTGATTACCTTTTTCACTTCACCGGACCTAACCAAACTTTATGGTCCCCACCCCCTTTAAAAACCCAAAAAATCATCACAGCACCCAGCCTGTAAATGATGCCATCACCCATTCCACTACCAACTACCAGTGCCTAACCCCACTTCGTCACTGAAAGTTAAAACCCACCCACTAGCTCACTTAGACCTCACCTCCCACTGCCATCTACCATGCTTCTCAACCCCATTAAAAAATAATCCAACCTGCAGCTTAATATACGACATCTATGCACAGTGATCGTGACATGAAAGTTTATCGATCAGTATGTTTGAATATGATATTACTGATGGGTGCCAAGAAACATTCATTTTCGGATTTATGCTTTTACGAATTAATGGCAGGAACATTTTTTGTTTAGAGAAACACATGACACGAAGCAAAGAAACTGAAACTGCCACCTGACATGGGAGAAAGAGAGGAACAAATATCATTTGAGATGGTAACTCGCAACTCTTTCGCATCTAAATACTTATCGcgtcacatatataatataaaaataaatatatagcaTCCACGTATGAAACCCATAATTGTTTTTGTTGTGGTATAAAATTATGGGTTTCTACAAAgagtaaataataattttgtatcgaataaaatcataaatgatGGTTCAGCTGGAGATATTTTTATGTTGAAGAACGATTACCCATTGCTGGGTAAAATACCCATCCTGCATAatatttttcagattttaattAAATCTGGGCAGACCCGAACCTGTGGTGAAGGATTCACCAAACGAGTCAAATGAAGATGCAAAAAAACCAGTGGTCCAAGTCAACATCGTACAGCCAAGATTCTGCCGATAATTTTACATAAAGCTAAATTATTCTTATTTTCCgcatatcattttttttaaaaaaagataatCTTTTActccaaaattttatttaattggttGATCTATAGACCTGTGGAACGAACCATTGAACCAACCCTTCTTCAGTTACTGTTCGAATTATCGAATTGTTCGGGTTCCCCATTTATCCAAAGTTCAGAGCAAATACTAAAACCAAAGCAATCAAAAAGGAAAAGATAGATGAAAAAGATACAAAAACGCACCTGCTTGCAATTGGAGATTATTGTTGTTGCACTGTGAATTCATGTTTCCAATTAAACAACAAAAATTGCGTCGAAAAGTTAACAGCAAAcacaatcaaaatcaagatcAATGGAAAAATCGTTCAATCTTAATCTCTGTCTCAACAGAAGCTTCGATAATCTCAACAGCAATATGAACAACAAGAAAGTGTTCGCCTTGGAGTAAGGAATGATGAAAGTAATGAAATGGTTGGAAATCGAAGAGATGCCCAGCTTGACCAACCCACTCATGCGTCTTCCAAACAACTCCTCGATCGATCaacgcaaaaaaaaaaacgaagagaaagaaaaagaaaaaaaggaaaCAAGTTTAATTAAGGTAGACCAAATCAAGTTACGATCACAAAAATATTGAAGAATCAGAAGCAAATTATGCTCAGATATCGCGCCAACTTTGAATGCAGAGTACTTTTCGACCGAGGAAAGAGTAGAAGTTGGGGGCAACGAAGAGTGCTTGTGGTAGTGGAAGTGAATCGGGGTTTTATTTATAGAGCACGGTCATGTCACGGCTTTAGGCCGTATCTAGAGACACGATTGTGTATATATAATAGATCATTCTTTTGTCTCAAACGATGTATTTTCTGAAGATGATCGAAAAATTCATTTCACATAATTATTCAATGAAGTTTTTGTAAGACCGAATGTTTATCGTTTTATTAAATGCTGTAGTTAGTAGTAATGAtgcaactcaaattttttaaaccgcacaacatcTCAAGCACTACggttgcaatcaatgggaatcgaacctgTGACATTGACACTGATATCAATattaggaccgagtgcttaccgctttaccaaaagctataactAGTAGTAATGAtgaatcttttaaaccgcacatcagctcaaacaccacggttcgatcgatCTACTAAGTTGAGAGAATTATTACACccatcattttttttatatatttaaaatctcataaaaatataagaaatctgaaaagttTCTTTAACTAAAAAAGTATTAATCCAATTGTTGTGAGGTTAATATATAGCGGATTAAAACATAAATTTTCTTGGAGTCAAATGTGAATAAGATTAAATCAAATCTTCTCGTAATTAAATTTGGATAAGATTTTAATAAAATTCCGTATCGTTAATTCAATTCAGACAAGTTTTATCAACCGATAATGAAATATATGGTAGTCATATATACAAATTTTATCAGAAAATGAATTTTTTCTCGAGAGACAAAAATAGATGGTACAAAAGAATTTTTGTGTTGTATGAAATTGAGAGTATTTTGCTCTTGTAaccataaaatttaatatatctaTATGACAACTTAGAATTTGTcactaatatttttttatttcaaaattatcaaaaaatttatatataaaaatagtaATAATTAATCTAAGCATTAtcataaggcaaaaacttgtgtgagactgtctcaccagtcatattttgtaagacagatcttttatttaggtcatccatgaaaaagtattattttttatgctaagagtattattatttttattgtgagagttgactcgtctcacagataaagtttCATGAGACCGTGTCACAATCTGATCTTATCATAATACACTTAATTTTagctaatttttaaaatatttttattggctTTTATCTTTGAGTAGAAGATTTTTGGGAAACGTCTACTTTTATGCGGTTAAAATCACTTGTATAATCATAGTTTTACGTGATAACAACATTCTAATGTGGTTATTTGTGACATGATAATGATTTAACTACCAAGTATTTGCCAAGCACGATGTTATTGtatgataaattatatattttctaaaatattatagttctaatattattaaaaataatacgtTAGCATGTAATATgaccaataaaaaaatattttttaacttataataattttttataatatcaaATAACATTGTCTATTTATTCTCATtaatttaaaacattttttaaTTCCTAATTTAAATGGAAAATTAATAAAAGATTGTGACTAAAGCATCAATCAAATAGTCAAAAAAGGACAACTACATTTGTTGGGATCATGGAACGCTGTTTTCTTAATTACAAAATCATAGCACATCAAGAATGCaagtaattataaaatttataacatgtgtatatataattgcattattaaaatttataacatgtgtgtgtgtgtgtgtgtgtatatatatatatatatatatatatatatatatatatatatatatatatatatatatatatatatataacatgtgtatatataattgcattattaaaatttataacatgtgtgtgtatatatatatatataacatgtgtatatataattgcattattaaaatttataacatgtgtgtgtgtgtatatatatatatatatatatatatacacacatctAACAAACGTTACGTTGACACATccggaaaataataaaatttacaaaaataaaaaattaaaactaaagTTTAATAATGTAGAGAATCAAAATCCAAATTTTTAATAAGTATTTATCTTTTATCAAAGTTTTTGAAGTCGTCAAAAACTCCAAACCACTTCAATTCGCTCACGTAAGGATATTATAATGGCAAGTACGTACACGCATCAATAATCTCGAATGCATGCGTCTCTTGATTATTTATACATAAAAACGATTTAAAAACAATAAACCAAATGGACTTTATTTCACCATAAATGTGCAAAAGCCCAATAATCTCGACTAATATAACTTGTGGGTTAGTAATTTATTTAGCTTATTTTGGTCATTGAATTATCGTCACTTGGTATCAAGTTTCATTAAAATATGATAGACTCGTACGATTTATTATATAATGAAATGACCATTTtatcaaaacaaaataaaagtaagtttatttttcttctaACTCAATAATTTTCTTGGATTTATTACCATATTATAAATTCATGGTCGGGGAATTATTTTCCAAGCACCATTCTCCCTTcccaaaaattaaaatgaaatatCTCACTTTTTGAATTCGTTTGaaaaagtatttaaaattttttcttaacgttttataaatttaaaaaactcAAAGCATAAATTTGGATAAGATTTTTGtaaaaagtttttgaaaaatattttcctaAAAATGTTATCCaaatatgttttttaaaaacatttgagacgtgtttatttatgtttttaaaataatcaaacatCTCATCAAtcctaaaaatatttttatacaaacacatttgtccctaaaacaacatttaaaacattttataaaatttttgtaattttttttaataaaaacatttcatttttttcctccaaaataatcatcctCATTTTCGTGCGTCCCATTGCAATTTACTGTCATTATTTTAGTTTCAACTTTCAACATTTCTAAGACGTTCCACATTATTACAAATCAATCAATTTTaattgtaatatatatatatatatatatatatatatatatataccttacAATCTTTTGTTAATTCTTCTAGAAAATCCATTTTTATTGGATGGAATGTAAATTATGTAATCAATGTTACATATTTGTGAACAGGGGTCAGAAATCAGCGATTAAAAAACATAGCAATAGGAAAATCTGGACAGCACAACGCTCCACAAAATTTagaaaaaattacattttttgttATGCACGTTTATCTCTTTGAGATTTCGATCATATATGTTGCAAAATTCAGTCTTAGTCTACTTTCTTACTTTTTTTTGACAATTTCAGTCATTTTTTCATGTCACATCAGCAATCCAATGCATGATTACATCACAAGAAGAAATCATACATGACAAAAATACAATTATccctaattatattatataaaataacaagGGAAAAGGAATAGCCGCATAAACTAATCAAAAACAAGAACGTTGTAAATTATTCATTCAAGTTTCCCAAGAAAAACAGGATCCAAATCTTCGCAACTGGGACAAATTAAGTAAATGTGTACAGTAAAACACCAAATTCATTCATTCTGATCCTGTTAACCGAGCTTCTATGTTTTCTTGATGACAACTTAATGCTACTTTCTGTTgagaaaatataaaattttctcGTTCACCACCACCACACCCCCACCTAAAAGATGTGCATAAATTCACCCTTCTCAAGTTCCAGGTTCTATCCCAAGTTCAAAAAACAGCAATAAAACGAAGCCCTTTGTCATCACATTCAAAAGGGTATTGTTACCGAGTTTTTCGAGAGGTTTTACATAAAACACAATTATGCAAGGTATTATGTTCATCCAAATTAGCAGAACATAACCCTGACCTAAACATAGAAAACAAGGGGTAGGCAGGGCTAGGCGGCAAGGAGGAAACGTAAGACACTAAAATATAGCTAAAAGTAGAACTTTAGGCAATAAAAACATACCTAAAGAATGCATCATGCTTTGACAATAATAAAAGCACATAAACGGCGGATTGGGCTTCAGATCAGCATCTACTATGCACAGTTCCACTTGCAACTTTGCCAAAGTCACTGCTAACCTTTAACTGATTCTGGATTTATTTGGCTGCTACTTCCGCCATGAGTGCTAAATCCAGTAACAGGCATGGATCGCTGAGCAAAATTCAGCAACAGTTTCTTCTGATTCTCGTCAGTGTGTGGGAGACTAGCACGTAAAAGTTCGACGGGCATCTCCCTGCTTATAGCATTTGCAGCTTCTGAATCAATTACCAGCGCGTGTGGAGGATTTTGAGTGATTAATGATTGCACAATGCTGTCATATTTATTCACACAGTACTTTGTCAGAAGACCAAAGAAGGCATCAAATGAAGCCTGCCATAGGGTAGGATTCGGTATACAGAAGTTGCGGGCCAAATGAGGATCTTTTAATAAGTGAGTCGCTCTTTCAAGAACAGTCTTCAAGATGACAGAGGCACCATCACCAGCAGGGCCGCCTACCGGACGAAGAGGTGGCTGTTCCAAGGAACAAACGACGGCAGCTAGACAAGCACTGAGTGAATTAAGATCCATACCATTAACACAAGTAGAGACTGTCTCAGCAAGTTTGTTGACGGTAATAACAGCTTCTGGATCAGAGGGAAGGATCCCGAATATAAATCTTAAATGGCGGAAAATGGCCATGCAGACTATTCGAGCAAGCTCGCTACCTGGTAAAAGAAGTTGAAGAAATCTAGAGATGAGTTTTCGACCCTTGGATAGAGAAACCAAACGAAGAAACACGGTATCATCCTTGGGAGACAACCCAGCAGTATTGCCTCCTCTTCCAAGTGGGTCAACGAGCTGAAGAGAGGCTGCTAAGCCTTCTAGCAGAGTGTGGCGCTTTCTCCTAAGCTGCTTTCCACCATCTTGGGGTTGAGTAAACTGTAAGATCCTGTCAATATCATCCACATCCAGAAGTAGACATAGGCCATCCTCGATTGTCACCCTtgctgcaaccattggttcctGTTCCAAAGGCTTTTCAGATAATTTCTGATTCGCGCTAACATCACCACAAGCAATGGGAGGAGGGTCAACTTCAAGAAGTGGGTGAGGCCGGCGAACTGAAGAAAAACATACACGCCCAAGAACATCCACATGGAGATGTGGTTGTGACTCAGAACTATTACGAGACCGGGAAGATTGCTCCTTCGGGTGAGATGGGCAGAATAGATATTTCGACCTTGTTTCAGAAGATTTCTTGGCAATACTAGCTTGATGGTAATAATCATCCACATACAAGTCATTACCATGGGTTGCAGCATGCTGCAATTTAAGAATGCTCTCTATTTCTTCGGCAGTCATGTGCTTTGATCTGAAATGTGATATGTTACTGTCACTTTTTTTACTACTAGCATCAGATCCTTGGTCAGAGAATCGCACTGTGTGTCTACCTTTTTGTACTGGTTTAGGTTTTAACT is part of the Primulina eburnea isolate SZY01 chromosome 1, ASM2296580v1, whole genome shotgun sequence genome and encodes:
- the LOC140841690 gene encoding protein PAT1 homolog 2-like isoform X1; translated protein: MERSDEKDFTDFSDPSSSSISDSALFDASQYDFFGNDVIGDVEIGGLEDEEAGVRVIGGGFGGDEEADVSVIGGGFGGDVELHQYHLFDKDEGSGFGSLSDMDDLTTTFAKLNKVVSGPRHPGVIGDRGSGSFSRESSSATEWARETDFPDWLDHHMSDSECYEESKRWSSHPRHSSIYHPEPKPLYRASSYPEQQPQQLQHYNSEPILVPESSFTSFPLPVSQQALLSNSHHLNFSSLTGGTQSPLSALNNSALSNRSLSLGGIPRGFHNSISNMSLLASPNISYNARLQNHWNSHAGLLHGDNSILLNNILQHRYQNGLLPSQLMSPQQQRLQFFQPSLAHFSAMQSRLFNTFPTPAPFGKSGSIDKRELKPKPVQKGRHTVRFSDQGSDASSKKSDSNISHFRSKHMTAEEIESILKLQHAATHGNDLYVDDYYHQASIAKKSSETRSKYLFCPSHPKEQSSRSRNSSESQPHLHVDVLGRVCFSSVRRPHPLLEVDPPPIACGDVSANQKLSEKPLEQEPMVAARVTIEDGLCLLLDVDDIDRILQFTQPQDGGKQLRRKRHTLLEGLAASLQLVDPLGRGGNTAGLSPKDDTVFLRLVSLSKGRKLISRFLQLLLPGSELARIVCMAIFRHLRFIFGILPSDPEAVITVNKLAETVSTCVNGMDLNSLSACLAAVVCSLEQPPLRPVGGPAGDGASVILKTVLERATHLLKDPHLARNFCIPNPTLWQASFDAFFGLLTKYCVNKYDSIVQSLITQNPPHALVIDSEAANAISREMPVELLRASLPHTDENQKKLLLNFAQRSMPVTGFSTHGGSSSQINPESVKG
- the LOC140841690 gene encoding protein PAT1 homolog 2-like isoform X2 — translated: MERSDEKDFTDFSDPSSSSISDSALFDASQYDFFGNDVIGDVEIGGLEDEEAGVRVIGGGFGGDVELHQYHLFDKDEGSGFGSLSDMDDLTTTFAKLNKVVSGPRHPGVIGDRGSGSFSRESSSATEWARETDFPDWLDHHMSDSECYEESKRWSSHPRHSSIYHPEPKPLYRASSYPEQQPQQLQHYNSEPILVPESSFTSFPLPVSQQALLSNSHHLNFSSLTGGTQSPLSALNNSALSNRSLSLGGIPRGFHNSISNMSLLASPNISYNARLQNHWNSHAGLLHGDNSILLNNILQHRYQNGLLPSQLMSPQQQRLQFFQPSLAHFSAMQSRLFNTFPTPAPFGKSGSIDKRELKPKPVQKGRHTVRFSDQGSDASSKKSDSNISHFRSKHMTAEEIESILKLQHAATHGNDLYVDDYYHQASIAKKSSETRSKYLFCPSHPKEQSSRSRNSSESQPHLHVDVLGRVCFSSVRRPHPLLEVDPPPIACGDVSANQKLSEKPLEQEPMVAARVTIEDGLCLLLDVDDIDRILQFTQPQDGGKQLRRKRHTLLEGLAASLQLVDPLGRGGNTAGLSPKDDTVFLRLVSLSKGRKLISRFLQLLLPGSELARIVCMAIFRHLRFIFGILPSDPEAVITVNKLAETVSTCVNGMDLNSLSACLAAVVCSLEQPPLRPVGGPAGDGASVILKTVLERATHLLKDPHLARNFCIPNPTLWQASFDAFFGLLTKYCVNKYDSIVQSLITQNPPHALVIDSEAANAISREMPVELLRASLPHTDENQKKLLLNFAQRSMPVTGFSTHGGSSSQINPESVKG